A stretch of the Erpetoichthys calabaricus chromosome 3, fErpCal1.3, whole genome shotgun sequence genome encodes the following:
- the LOC114648659 gene encoding uncharacterized protein LOC114648659 yields MDEESEKILDMWSNTILTNCTGDGEPTKCSMGSENLSGSYSPLKRKVMSSGICPKRLRLSEEDETSTSFECNIASSTFDTLINFSDSDNAIDTTHTFTLRNQHCTPSWAYTVTGTEMDNALSTEYYFTGNQLLNLHDKSYGPTGKTNSESEEDINEQKSTSCSTSIEQLVLYKENQSSSWSKIIKENKDTATVKTFHISACFDNHKIEDCNQSEHRDIRKQSDSLLSTQMVSSPSDPQNFQNIPDTVCCSVLDATLEGQVQTFKAHSSNNVVELQKYKEDRDEKCNLTKLETESDGQVMVENQFENNVCKKEKSDFSELYIEKAFTTHLESENQKDVHYNGHPFEQKVKKETVSDDTLNMMVEPMKQISEMKSELFKQETEYTTLTSKIVTKDQPSSSAYHNDKWEDKECKTEKTDLSEYGSSNALFIPLNTENHKVELESQDKLEIKSECDDVAVALGISNAIPTASFPVLSLPACKENNLDVKLSYNNTAACSVEMKCANLKCQGQTMQSNVKKETTSTDLEIKLQPQKQSSENKCELIKQEMEENASASRQSCSLPVSHSEQCKNNECKIEESSQLFNSSKNAPVNSLFCENEKGNLSNQVKEEIKEEDGSVDIGLGIPKKITMSPEDELLEFKQKHLGAVSCPVVVGHTSPQCQTQVLTQKLKQESVADDALNNGLVPPQTVLESLVQELQKLQQRNENKQDQIKQIRANTGLKIHVENEAIAGSFESSQYDQCKNHVIYNLDDSGVMTNNICSTLSNKREHLVRPGDIKVENESGEVTVCLRGPSPATVCPVLQSSVKIEPQNFQGSAAEIEAKVPNTLYFSASLKCSQNQSLQHEGKNESVMNESSNIEGTAAQPGTDSLVLHAKGAQHSGQGKQKCEHISLNTAADEEISSAYNDHNVQCNCNLYNKETLNDSKIQTNVICTPLLFDNEKEQQYSLGSVKIKQESECVAVNSEIPNPGPTMPMSDLYLQVEQLKWQPIVDMNKKNILHPQHHQWDISLANIKRKKCVTNDATLSSDLLTSSYEQQSNVHLSQEDGKIIKKGSSTLSAPLRAKEESTNKSVLEIRSDKQTLNVGSGGSFQHPVDPSFNKAILHIQRRERPFFQNCEFCCNFNFKSLAFLKSFSQLYLAVHQTFQEVLDHAKPDLKEDDYVQLDLCTESHKDSMITQGHTADVNVSTFLNKVADKLPATKDILACENLSLTLQTVSNLRGGSGIGSQLNYVLPRNILRKKRRCMFILNNQGNNLCFAATLIGLMDLQNARIDKIMKEAVELHKQLNLPPQHMVSFSDIAKFEELLDIKIRVYYNGPDLQEFETSPAPHPRTYFMYLQNNHYYGITSLKSFLGAKQMCRSCHRPTTNTHKCNSICKVCLSSTCQQVKNERVSCKDCYRTCRSRLCYIRHKLLQSDEKNQEPTPSPCDSVVYCRECRNPINLTPGVKAHQCQMVTCHGCGERSRDEKHRCFLSELKPEPLTSNYIFFDIICRPGRIPCYIYALSIDSTVEKAFYGNDCIARFCTFFIKSRFEGYTFLAHNCKNFDGDLILNFLVQNHIKCEYFNLGTSFKGFTVLLTKIRFINTYCFMPMKLRAMPKAFGFKMFRGYFPHYFNTPIKENYCGLVPPIQYYGQRHLVGEESSCFLPWYKLRRSTGFNLLSEMKKYCKNSVDMLLQALLCFRNVFSDGKDIDPFKFENIGNAAMALFRTIFFPKNTIPVIPFDIYRREYRYFQAANIQWLEYVSAVEGIKIQHALNAGEKQFGPYFVDGFATIDGEDICFLYCACSIYGCPECLKNISRRSCARYSKKYEDLQEKISYLKGRNLQIRIMWEHEWLELKQDPKMRPFLKKYPDPFDPWESIYGNRAEAICLLYKIQPDEKIKYFVFNDLLMSVYKTKSFPAGHPVIIRENFDDLSEYFGFAKVTIFPPKKLLFPVLGTCLNGHILFSLCRTCAEMKQTAICTHEDEQRSLTGIWSTVELSKALECGYRVGKVFEVWHFEKRSTKLFERYIKRNMKIKQEAQGFPNWCNNDEQKDLYVKKYFDEEGVKLETDNIKMNQGSYKVSSLLLDSLWEEFGSSAVNFRSSIVTMSQELDKHIFSKYLRVLNVNFFNETTAYVQWHYDSDTKKFPTNIFLASFASAYVHLELYSVLENLQDRCLYFDTDTIVFVSRPGSWEPPLSTKLGSFSSRIKNEDHIIEFVSANHKTYGYKTFKGEAYMKVKGFAFEHASSDQVNLASIIDLVKTDVFKLGPDNKNTNQNMVKGVQPDFNIVFDKRVLNSDHFTLPYGY; encoded by the coding sequence atggatgaagaaagtgaaaaaatccTTGACATGTGGTCTAATACAATTTTGACCAATTGCACCGGTGATGGAGAGCCTACCAAATGTAGCATGGGCTCTGAAAACCTAAGTGGCAGTTATAGTCCCTTGAAAAGGAAGGTCATGAGCAGTGGCATTTGTCCTAAAAGACTACGATTGTCAGAGGAAGATGAAACAAGCACAAGCTTTGAATGCAACATTGCAAGCTCTACTTTTGACACTTTAATCAATTTCAGTGATTCAGATAATGCTATTGATACCACACATACTTTTACTTTACGCAATCAGCATTGCACTCCATCCTGGGCATACACAGTTACTGGAACAGAAATGGATAATGCACTTTCTACAGAGTATTATTTTACAGGTAATCAACTACTAAATCTACATGATAAAAGCTAtggtccaactggaaaaacaaatagTGAGTCAGAAGAGGATATAAATGAGCAAAAATCTACATCATGTTCTACATCCATTGAGCAGCTtgtgctttataaagaaaaccaaaGTTCTTCTTGGagtaaaattattaaagaaaataaggATACTGCTACTGTAAAAACTTTTCACATCTCTGCTTGTTTTGACAATCACAAAATCGAAGACTGCAATCAGAGTGAGCACAGAGATATTAGAAAACAGAGTGATTCTTTATTAAGTACACAAATGGTTTCTTCTCCAAGTGATCCACAgaattttcaaaatattccagATACAGTTTGCTGTTCAGTGCTAGATGCAACACTGGAAGGCCAAGTCCAGACTTTCAAAGCCCACTCCTCAAATAATGTTGTGGAGTTACAGAAATATAAAGAGGACAGAGATGAGAAATGTAATCTGACTAAGCTGGAAACAGAATCTGATGGACAGGTTATGGTGGAAAACCAGTTTGAAAATAATGTATGTAAGAAAGAGAAATctgatttttctgaactgtatatAGAAAAAGCATTCACCACTCACTTGGAGTCTGAAAATCAGAAAGATGTACATTATAATGGGCACCCTTttgaacaaaaagtgaaaaaggagACTGTTTCTGATGATACATTGAATATGATGGTAGAGCCAATGAAGCAAATTAGTGAGATGAAAAGTGAGCTGTTCAAGCAAGAAACGGAATACACCACATTAACTTCAAAAATTGTGACTAAAGACCAGCCTTCTTCAAGTGCTTACCATAATGACAAATGGGAAGATAAGGAATGCAAAACTGAAAAGACTGATTTATCTGAATATGGATCCAGCAATGCATTATTCATTCCCCTAAATACTGAAAACCATAAAGTTGAATTAGAAAGTCAGGATAAATTGGAAATAAAAAGTGAATGTGATGATGTTGCTGTTGCACTGGGGATCTCCAATGCCATTCCTACAGCCTCTTTTCCTGTATTGTCTTTACCAGCTTGTAAAGAGAATAACTTGGATGTTAAATTGAGCTATAACAATACAGCTGCCTGTTCTGTAGAGATGAAGTGTGCCAATTTGAAGTGCCAGGGCCAAACTAtgcaatcaaatgtgaaaaaggaGACAACTTCTACTGACTTGGAGATAAAGCTACAGCCACAGAAACAAAGTAGTGAGAACAAATGTGAACTGATTAAGCAAGAAATGGAAGAGAATGCATCAGCTTCAAGGCAATCTTGTTCTTTGCCTGTCTCCCACAGTGAGCAATGCAAGAATAATGAATGCAAGATTGAGGAAAGTTCACAGCTATTCAATTCCTCTAAGAATGCACCTGtaaattctttattttgtgaaaatgagAAAGGCAACCTAAGTAATCAGgttaaagaagaaattaaagaagaGGATGGCTCTGTTGATATAGGCTTAGGTATCCCCAAGAAAATTACGATGTCTCCTGAAGATGAGTTGTTGGAGTTCAAACAAAAACATCTGGGTGCAGTGTCCTGTCCTGTGGTGGTAGGACATACCTCGCCACAGTGCCAAACCCAGGTTCTTACTCAAAAACTAAAGCAGGAGTCTGTCGCTGATGACGCATTGAATAACGGATTAGTTCCTCCTCAGACTGTCTTAGAGTCACTTGTCCAGGAATTACAAAAACTTCAACAAAGAAATGAGAATAAACAGGATCAGATCAAACAGATAAGGGCAAATACAGGTTTAAAAATTCATGTTGAAAATGAAGCTATTGCTGGTTCTTTTGAATCTTCTCAATATGACCAGTGTAAAAATCATGTGATATACAATCTGGATGACTCTGGAGTGATGACAAATAATATATGTTCCACACTTTCAAATAAGAGAGAACATCTGGTCAGACCGGGTGACATTAAGGTTGAAAATGAGAGTGGGGAGGTTACTGTGTGTTTGAGAGGGCCAAGTCCAGCCACTGTGTGTCCTGTTCTTCAATCTTCTGTGAAAATTGAACCTCAAAATTTTCAAGGCAGTGCAGCAGAGATTGAAGCAAAGGTTCCTAATACACTTTACTTTTCTGCATCCTTAAAATGTTCTCAAAACCAGAGTCTCCAACATGAAGGAAAGAATGAGTCTGTCATGAATGAATCATCAAATATAGAGGGAACTGCTGCACAACCAGGCACGGATTCACTTGTTTTACATGCTAAAGGAGCTCAACACAGTGGACAGGGGAAACAGAAATGTGAACATATTAGTTTAAATACAGCTGCAGATGAAGAAATATCTTCTGCATATAATGACCATAATGTACAATGCAACTGTAATTTATACAACAAAGAAACTTTGAATGACTCTAAAATACAGACAAATGTCATTTGTACACCTTTATTATTTGACAATGAAAAGGAACAACAATACAGCTTGGGTTCAGTGAAAATTAAACAAGAGAGTGAATGTGTTGCAGTGAATTCTGAAATTCCTAATCCAGGTCCTACCATGCCTATGTCTGATTTATATTTACAAGTTGAGCAGCTAAAATGGCAACCTATTGTTGATATGAATAAAAAGAACATCCTGCACCCTCAGCACCACCAATGGGATATATCTCTTGCaaacataaagagaaaaaagtgtgtTACAAATGATGCAACTCTCTCATCTGATTTGTTGACCTCTTCTTATGAACAGCAGAGCAATGTGCATTTAAGTCAAGAGGAtggtaaaataattaagaaaggaAGTAGCACATTGTCAGCTCCACTACGTGCAAAGGAAGAATCCACAAATAAATCTGTTTTGGAAATACGGAGTGACAAACAAACGCTGAATGTCGGTTCAGGTGGTAGTTTCCAACATCCCGTGGATCCAAGTTTTAATAAAGCTATTCTTCATATACAAAGGAGAGAGCGACCCTTTTTTCAGAACTGTGAGTTctgttgtaattttaattttaaaagtttggCTTTCTTGAAGTCTTTTTCTCAGCTCTATTTAGCTGTTCACCAGACATTCCAGGAAGTACTTGATCATGCAAAGCCTGACTTAAAGGAGGATGATTATGTTCAGCTTGACCTCTGTACTGAATCCCATAAAGATTCCATGATTACTCAAGGACACACTGCTGACGTGAATGTGAGCACATTTTTAAACAAGGTTGCAGATAAATTACCAGCTACCAAAGATATATTGGCATGTGAAAATCTGTCTCTCACTTTACAAACTGTAAGCAATCTAAGAGGAGGATCAGGAATCGGTTCACAACTTAATTATGTATTGCCCCGTAATATACTTCGTAAGAAAAGAAGATGCATGTTTATTTTGAACAACCAAGGCAATAATTTGTGCTTCGCAGCTACATTGATTGGGCTAATGGATCTGCAAAATGCAAGAAttgataaaataatgaaagaagcgGTGGAGCTCCATAAACAGCTTAATTTACCACCTCAACACATGGTAAGCTTTTCGGACATTGCTAAATTTGAGGAGTTGCTTGACATTAAGATAAGAGTTTACTATAATGGTCCAGATCTCCAAGAGTTTGAAACTTCTCCCGCTCCTCATCCACGTACATATTTCATGTATTTACAGAACAACCATTATTATGGTATAACAAGTCTAAAGAGTTTCCTTGGTGCAAAACAAATGTGTCGGTCATGTCACCGTCCTACAACAAATACTCACAAATGCAACTCGATCTGTAAAGTGTGCCTGTCTTCCACATGTCAGCAAGTCAAAAATGAAAGGGTTTCTTGTAAAGATTGCTATCGTACATGCAGATCTCGCTTGTGCTACATTCGCCACAAACTGCTGCAGAGTGATGAGAAAAATCAAGAACCAACACCATCTCCATGTGATTCTGTAGTATACTGCAGGGAGTGTCGTAACCCTATTAACTTGACTCCAGGTGTTAAGGCACATCAGTGTCAAATGGTGACATGTCATGGTTGTGGCGAACGATCTCGAGATGAAAAGCACAGATGCTTCCTTTCAGAACTAAAGCCTGAACCATTAACAagcaattatatattttttgacatTATATGCAGACCAGGTCGCATTCCTTGTTATATTTATGCTCTTTCTATAGATAGTACAGTGGAGAAGGCATTTTATGGCAATGATTGCATTGCACGGTTTTGTACGTTTTTTATAAAAAGTCGCTTTGAAGGCTATACTTTCCTTGCACATAACTGTAAAAACTTTGATGGTGACCTGATTTTGAATTTCCTTGTTCAGAATCATATTAAATGTGAATATTTCAACCTAGGAACTAGTTTCAAAGGGTTTACAGTgcttttaacaaaaatcagattcATCAATACTTACTGCTTTATGCCAATGAAATTAAGAGCAATGCCAAAAGCATTTGGCTTTAAAATGTTCAGAGGTTACTTTCCACACTACTTCAATACACCTATCAAAGAGAACTACTGTGGGCTTGTTCCACCCATCCAGTACTATGGACAGCGGCATTTGGTTGGAGAAGAAAGTAGTTGTTTCCTTCCGTGGTATAAATTACGAAGGAGCACTGGATTTAACTTGCTgagtgaaatgaaaaaatactgCAAGAATAGTGTTGATATGCTGCTGCAAGCATTATTGTGTTTCAGAAATGTTTTCTCAGATGGGAAAGACATTGATCcttttaaatttgaaaacattGGAAATGCTGCAATGGCTTTGTTTCgaacaattttttttccaaagaatACAATTCCCGTAATACCTTTTGACATCTACCGTAGAGAATATCGCTATTTTCAAGCTGCCAACATTCAGTGGTTAGAGTATGTTTCTGCTGTGGAGGGAATCAAAATTCAGCATGCTTTGAATGCTGGTGAAAAACAATTTGGTCCTTATTTTGTAGATGGATTTGCAACTATAGATGGTGAAGATATATGCTTTTTATACTGTGCATGTTCCATATATGGCTGTCCTGAATGCTTAAAGAATATCAGCAGGAGGTCTTGTGCTCGATACAGTAAAAAGTATGAGGATTTGCAGGAAAAAATCTCTTACCTTAAAGGACGTAATCTTCAGATCCGTATTATGTGGGAACACGAGTGGCTCGAACTGAAACAAGATCCCAAGATGCGtccttttctgaaaaaatatcCAGATCCATTTGATCCATGGGAATCCATTTATGGAAATCGGGCAGAAGCTATCTGTTTGCTATACAAGATACAACCAGAtgagaaaattaaatattttgttttcaatgacCTCTTGATGTCTGTATATAAGACAAAAAGCTTTCCTGCTGGTCACCCGGTCATTATCCGCGAAAACTTTGATGATCTCAGTGAGTACTTCGGCTTTGCCAAGGTCACAATATTCCCACCAAAGAAACTACTTTTTCCAGTGTTAGGAACTTGTCTCAATGGGCACATACTCTTTTCATTGTGCAGGACTTGTGCTGAAATGAAGCAAACAGCAATCTGCACCCATGAGGATGAACAGCGATCTTTAACAGGAATATGGTCTACAGTTGAACTGTCAAAAGCTCTGGAATGTGGATACAGGGTTGGCAAAGTTTTTGAGGTGTGGCATTTTGAGAAAAGGTCAACTAAGTTATTTGAACGttatatcaagagaaatatgaaGATTAAACAAGAAGCACAAGGATTTCCAAATTGGTGCAACAATGATGAACAGAAAGATCtgtatgtgaaaaagtattttgatGAAGAAGGTGTAAAGCTGGAGACggataatataaaaatgaatcagGGTTCCTACAAAGTTTCTTCATTGCTGCTAGATTCCCTTTGGGAGGAGTTTGGAAGTAGTGCTGTTAATTTTCGAAGCAGCATTGTTACAATGTCACAGGAGCTTGATAagcatattttttcaaaatatctcCGTGTCTTGAATGTGAATTTCTTTAATGAGACAACCGCTTATGTACAGTGGCACTATGATTCAGACACTAAAAAATTcccaacaaatatatttttggcCTCTTTTGCCTCAGCCTATGTACATTTAGAGCTGTACAGTGTATTGGAGAACTTACAGGACAGATGTCTATATTTTGACACTGACACAATTGTGTTTGTCAGTCGCCCAGGCTCATGGGAGCCACCGCTATCAACAAAACTTGGAAGTTTTTCTAGCAGAATAAAGAACGAGGACCATATAATTGAGTTTGTATCAGCAAACCACAAAACCTATGGATATAAAACTTTCAAAGGAGAAGCATACATGAAAGTGAAAGGTTTTGCTTTTGAGCATGCCAGTTCTGACCAGGTGAACCTTGCGTCAATAATTGACCTTGTTAAGACAGACGTGTTTAAACTTGGGCCTGATAACAAGAATACAAATCAAAATATGGTAAAAGGAGTTCAGCctgattttaatattgtttttgacaaacGAGTTTTGAATTCAGATCATTTTACTTTGCCATATGGATACTGA